The stretch of DNA GTACAACCAGGGCTACGCGATGAACCTGTTCATCGGCGAGACCTGGGGCCTGGACTACAACACCCGCGTGTGGCACGAGACGGCGCTCGGGGTCTTCTCGACCTACAACCGCGCGATCAAGAAGGAACTGGGCATCGACCGCGAGGTCCTGTACCAGCAGTACAAGTCGTACCTGACGAGCAAGTACAACAAGCAGGTCGCCGGGATCCTGGGCAACGAGGCCAAGGGCTTCAAGATGAAGCCGTGGCACCTCGATCCGCCCGACGCCGAAATGACCGACATCGACAAGTGGAACGAAGGCCTGTGGCACTTCCACGTGCAGTACAGCCCGAACGGCGAATACCTGTCGATGTACTCCCGTCGCTGGCACGGAGCCAAGGACGGCGCGGGCATCTATCTGCAGAAGACCAAGCCCGACGCCGAAAAGCTCAACGACGGCAAAGTCTTCACGGCGATTGCCGGAGCGGTGGGCCTGTACTCCTGGTCGCCGGACTCCAAGAAAATCGTCTACTCCAAGGGCGAGGCCGACGAGTACCGCGGCTACTACTACAACGATCTCTACGTCTATGACGTGGCCGGGAAGAAGAGCGAGCAGATCACTCGGCAGCTTCGCGCCTCGGAACCGGCGTGGAGCCCCAAGAACGACCAGATCGCGTTCATCATCAACAAGGACGGTTCTCAGAAGCTCGCCGTCATGCGTTACCCGAAGATGTCGGGCCACTACATGCTGGTCGACTACAACGACCTGACGCAGATCGGAAACCCGGTCTGGTCGCCCGACGGCTCCAAGCTCATGTTCTTCATGTACCGCAACGAGCAGCAGGACATCTGGGTGATCGACGCCGACGGCCGAAACCTGCGCCCGCTGACGTACGACCACTGGGACGACCGCGATCCGTGCTGGGCCGCCGACGGCAAGAGCATCTTCTTTACGTCCGACCGCACCGGCATCTTCAACATCTACCAGCTCAACCTCGAGACCCGCGAACTCTTCCAGATCACCGACGTCGTCTCCGGCGCGTTCTCGCCGAACGTCAAAGCCGACGGCTCGGTGCTCACGTACTCCTACTTCACGAGCTGGGGCTATCGTCCCTTTGAGATGCCCAAGGAGCTGTGGAAGAACAAGAAGGTCGAGAACTTCGAATTCACGGTCACCGACGCCGAGGTCGAGCGCAACCTCGCCACGTCCGAACCGCTCCCCGAGATCAACGGGGTGGACTACGACGTGTTCGACGGCTTCGCGCAGATTCTGCCCGTCATGAAGGACCATCGCGGGACGTGGGTGTGGGTGCCCATCGTCGATTACTCCGACTCGCGCATTCAGGCCGGCGCGCAGATCCTGCTGGCCGACGCGGTCGATAGCAACCTTCTCTTCCTGTACATCACGGTCGGCGAGGAGCAGCGCTACAGTGTGTTCTACGAGAACTACATGCTGCCCTTCACGACGTTCCTGTCGCTGCACCGGATCTTCCCGCAGATCACGGACAACTTCCAGGTCTTCGACTTCGACATCAAGGCGAACTTCGACGCGAGCTTCTACTTCATCGGCTTCCGCTACACGCTGATGAACACGCACAACCTCGCGCTCTACTACGCGTATCAGGACATCCGCGTCGAACAGCCGAACAACCGCACGCGCCAGATGACGGGCCGCGCTCTGAACCTGGGGTACAGCACCGGCATGGCGGGATCCTCCGGCGGATTCCCCGACGGCGGCATCAACCCGCGCGGCAAATCGCTGGACGTCAACTTCGCCTACGCGAGCCCCGACATCTCCGAACCGTTCACCGGTGTGAAGATGGGCACCGATCTGGCGGACTTCTACTCCGACCCCTCGGTCATCAGCATCAACGAAGCCCGGCACTACCAGGATTCGAACTACCTGCTGCCGGACTACGGCTACTTCCAGGTAATGGCCAACGTCAAGAACTACAAACCCTTCCCGTTCTGGAACCTCAACAAGCTCAACAACTGGTTCCCGATCGACGGTTGGGATTGGGAGAAGCTGAACTTCGAGCGCTGGCGGCGCGCGCGGCACACCCTCGCGCTCAAGGGCATGTTCGGATACACGCACTCGACCGTGCCCGAAGGCTACGGTTACGGCAATTCGTTCGGCCGCGTGAACTTCTACGACCGCTTCCACGGCGGCGGCATGTTCATCACCGGCCTCGGCGCCTTCTCCGACAACGGCGCGTTCCTGGGCTACGAGAACTACTCCCTCGAGGGCGAGACGATGGCGATCGTCGGCTTCGACTATCGCTTCCCGCTCATCCGCGAGATCGACCAGCAGATCTGGGCGTTCTACTTCGACAAGCTCTACTTCGCGTTCTTCGCGAATACCGGAAACTATTGGTCGCATGTGGCGCGTAAGAAGGACATGTTCGACGCGAACAAGGTCTTCGACAAATCCGGTGACGGCAAGTTCTCGGTGAACGACGATCTGGTTTCCGACGCGGGCATCGAGATGCGCCTGTCGATGTTCCTCTTCCAGAATTCGTGGGACAGCTTCTTCAAGATCGCCCACGGGTTCCAGGACAAGGAGAACGACGAGCGTCCGTTGCGGTTCTACGTGGGCCTGGGTACCGGATTCGACGACTAACGGATCGGTCGGGCGCGCGCCGCGCGCCCGCTTGGAGGATAGGACATGCGCGTGAAAAAGTTCGTCCCCTTGGCCATCGCGGCTCTGCTGATGATCGGCGCGGCAGCATGCCAACTCTCGGGCGAGGAAGAATCCGCCACGCTGCCCACGGCGAACTACGACACCTTCAAGATCGTCACCGATCCGGTCGGCGTCGTCCAGGAAAAGGACTTCAACGGCGAGGGCACGGGACGGTTCGGCTATCTTTGGGACAACGATCTCGATGGCGTCGGGGAGAAATTCTATCAGATCAACAAGCCCTACGCGGGCATCATTGGTTTGATGTTCGGCGACGATGGTTTCGCGTCGGGCGGTCAGCCCTTCGCGCTCGCCAAGCTCTATCCCTGGCAGACCGAATACGAAGTGCCCGTCGACACCCTCACCAACTGGGTGCTCGGCAACGCCGCGCTGGGGTATCGCAAGGGCGAGTACGTCGATGAGGACAACACACTCGTCTACATGGACCGCGTGAACGACTCCGAGGAAGAGGCGCTCCTGACCGGCGTGCACGAGACGGCCGATTTTACGTTCTACAACTTCGGCACGGTCGACGCGTCGGCGAAGTCCGCACCGGCCGGCGATCTGGGGACGGACGAAGGCGCTCAGCCTTCCGCCGCGGGCGATCAAGATCCCAAGTGTCCCGATTATCGCGACTTCTGCGACGAAGTCGCCGGGACGTTTACGGGCGGCTGGACGAAGGCCGACTGCGTGAACAATTTGTTCCAGCGCGCGGACGGCAACTTCGGCACCCGGTACAACTCGTGCCTGATGAACGAGTGCAAGAACGCGGGCGACGTCCTCGCCTGCGCGAGCGAATGTCGCGCGCTTCACCTGGAAGACGTCTTCGGCTGTGCCGGTGAAACCGCGCCGGAAGTGGCCGATGTGCTCTACATGGTCGAGTCCGGCGGTCGGCCGAGCTTGGCGGAAAAGGGCATCACCATCACCGGGAGTCAGTCTCTTTCCGTGTACTTCATGTACAAGGATGCCGAATGCAACCTCGGCGGCGGCGAGATGATCGTCACGATCAACGGCGCGGAGACGCGATTCGCCATGCCCGCCGGCGTGGGCTGCAACAGCTTCGACGATCGGGCCCTGTTCGGATTCACGTTCCCGAATCTCGAGAACGGCGATTACGAATTCACGGTCGCCTTCCAGGATGGCATCCTCGACCAGGGCGTTCGGCAGCTCGCATGCAACAAGGTCGGGCCCGCTTACACCGGCTCCTTCGCGGTGGACGGCGTCACGCGAGACTCCAACGCGGCGCTCGGGACCGCAATGTTCCCACTCGACATGTACGAGATCTACGCGGAGAAACTCGACGTCTACAACGTGGGCAAGGGCTTTCTCGACGCGCGGGTCGTGAATCCGTCGTTCCTGATCGACTTCCCCGAGTTCGACGTCGGGTTCATTCAGGGATACATCTGGTCGATCGCGAATACCGAAGACTTCGGCGAGTGGAACTTCCAGGCCCTCAACAACTCGATCTTTACCACGACGCAGAACGACCGCGAAACGAAATTCGACGAGTCGGACGACGTCCAGTCCTACGCGTTCTACATCGACCAGGCGCTGGCGTCGGGTTTGTTCACGTTCTACGGCGATGCCGGCTGGAACCTGTATCCGAAGGGCCCTTCGGGCGACAACGACGATCAGGCCTTCGTACGCGGTGCCTTCGGCGACACGTGGATGTACGTGCCGTTCCAGCCCTTCAACCCGCTTGACCCCAACAAACGCGACACCAAGTACGTGGGCTGCACGTTCGACGCGGAATTCTTGGCGACGAAGGTCTTCGGCGCGTATCCGGATGGCCTCGGCAAGGACAGCTTTGATGGAATGTCTCGCGAGGAATTCACGAACGCGATCCAGGCCAATCCGGTCGCTCCGTGGTCCGCGTGCCGCATTCAGTGCATCAAGGAGACGATGGCCGAACTGAATGGATGCACCGACATGTCGGACTGCGTGGACGCGTGTCCCGATTCGGGAAAGCCGAATCCCGCGGCCCCGGTCAACCTCTGCAACTACTTCGA from Deltaproteobacteria bacterium encodes:
- a CDS encoding PD40 domain-containing protein, with protein sequence MKTTGKLTLGVLAAAVMLAGLAGPAHATFILFDEGVNHPELDWKFVETEHFVIYYYPEVETTARAMYKIAEDVYESDSKLFNFNLRKKVNIVIIDTEDYSNGWAANNFDWVTIWASNLYYPHRGRTNWLRDVFSHEFGHIISLKSASRFRESMVGVLVGGSRTSRKFNFDAGVGVMFGSEALPTWMVEGVAQYNSSMYGGDLYDTHREMLLRTAVLDDHMLTMDQMDIIYDKNGLQAEMVYNQGYAMNLFIGETWGLDYNTRVWHETALGVFSTYNRAIKKELGIDREVLYQQYKSYLTSKYNKQVAGILGNEAKGFKMKPWHLDPPDAEMTDIDKWNEGLWHFHVQYSPNGEYLSMYSRRWHGAKDGAGIYLQKTKPDAEKLNDGKVFTAIAGAVGLYSWSPDSKKIVYSKGEADEYRGYYYNDLYVYDVAGKKSEQITRQLRASEPAWSPKNDQIAFIINKDGSQKLAVMRYPKMSGHYMLVDYNDLTQIGNPVWSPDGSKLMFFMYRNEQQDIWVIDADGRNLRPLTYDHWDDRDPCWAADGKSIFFTSDRTGIFNIYQLNLETRELFQITDVVSGAFSPNVKADGSVLTYSYFTSWGYRPFEMPKELWKNKKVENFEFTVTDAEVERNLATSEPLPEINGVDYDVFDGFAQILPVMKDHRGTWVWVPIVDYSDSRIQAGAQILLADAVDSNLLFLYITVGEEQRYSVFYENYMLPFTTFLSLHRIFPQITDNFQVFDFDIKANFDASFYFIGFRYTLMNTHNLALYYAYQDIRVEQPNNRTRQMTGRALNLGYSTGMAGSSGGFPDGGINPRGKSLDVNFAYASPDISEPFTGVKMGTDLADFYSDPSVISINEARHYQDSNYLLPDYGYFQVMANVKNYKPFPFWNLNKLNNWFPIDGWDWEKLNFERWRRARHTLALKGMFGYTHSTVPEGYGYGNSFGRVNFYDRFHGGGMFITGLGAFSDNGAFLGYENYSLEGETMAIVGFDYRFPLIREIDQQIWAFYFDKLYFAFFANTGNYWSHVARKKDMFDANKVFDKSGDGKFSVNDDLVSDAGIEMRLSMFLFQNSWDSFFKIAHGFQDKENDERPLRFYVGLGTGFDD